In a single window of the Flavivirga spongiicola genome:
- a CDS encoding metal ABC transporter solute-binding protein, Zn/Mn family: MKKYLYIIVISLVFLSCKNERKVNNKLNVVTTTTMITDLVKNIGGEHINLQGLMGSGVDPHLYKASEGDVTKLANADIIFYNGLHLEGKLVEVFEKMHNQRTKTIAISDALDKNTLIGSEYFASNYDPHIWFNTDYWIQATKFIVKKLSETIPEQKITFETNGANYIKQLEALKTKLTATIDTLPEEKRILVTAHDAFNYFGKSFHFEVVGLQGLSTATEAGVQDVQKLSAFIIEKNVKAIFVESSVPKRTIEALQAAVNSKGHHVTIGGSLYSDALGNAGTIEGTYIGMFKYNVNTIVNALK, translated from the coding sequence ATGAAAAAATACCTCTACATAATCGTTATCAGTTTAGTTTTTTTAAGCTGTAAAAATGAAAGAAAGGTTAACAACAAATTAAATGTAGTCACTACAACGACCATGATTACCGATTTGGTAAAGAATATAGGTGGTGAGCATATTAACCTACAAGGATTAATGGGAAGTGGTGTCGATCCTCATTTATATAAAGCCAGCGAAGGTGATGTCACTAAATTAGCCAATGCAGATATTATTTTTTACAACGGGTTGCATTTAGAAGGAAAGTTGGTAGAAGTATTCGAAAAAATGCACAATCAAAGAACCAAAACGATTGCCATTTCTGATGCTTTAGATAAAAATACGCTTATTGGCTCCGAATATTTTGCCTCTAATTATGACCCTCATATTTGGTTTAATACAGATTATTGGATACAAGCCACCAAGTTTATAGTTAAAAAGCTGTCAGAAACAATTCCAGAACAAAAAATAACATTTGAAACCAATGGCGCTAATTACATTAAACAACTGGAAGCATTGAAAACCAAATTAACAGCAACTATTGACACCCTTCCGGAAGAAAAACGTATTTTGGTAACAGCACATGACGCCTTTAATTATTTCGGAAAATCATTTCATTTTGAAGTCGTTGGTTTACAAGGGCTATCAACAGCTACCGAGGCAGGCGTACAAGATGTTCAAAAATTATCAGCTTTCATTATAGAAAAAAATGTAAAAGCTATTTTTGTAGAAAGTTCAGTACCAAAACGTACTATTGAAGCCTTACAAGCTGCAGTGAATTCTAAAGGACATCATGTTACCATTGGAGGTTCTTTGTACTCTGACGCACTTGGAAACGCAGGCACTATTGAAGGCACTTATATTGGTATGTTTAAGTATAATGTAAATACTATTGTAAATGCGCTTAAATAA
- a CDS encoding metal ABC transporter ATP-binding protein: MNEDKEHKEIPDSTGRIAVKVDDLTVAYNYKPVLWDIDLEIPEGVLMAIVGPNGAGKSTLIKSILGILNPIAGSVSIYGKSYEKQRALVAYVPQKGSVDWDFPTTALDVVMMGTYGSLGWIKRPGQKEKKMALEALEKVGMLPFKNRQISQLSGGQQQRIFLARALVQDASIYFMDEPFQGVDATTEIAIINILKELRKANKTVIVVHHDLQTVPEYFDWVTFLNVKKIATGPVKDIFNDDNLTKTYGINYKVSIQE; encoded by the coding sequence ATGAACGAAGATAAAGAGCATAAAGAAATTCCTGACTCCACAGGAAGAATCGCTGTAAAAGTAGACGATTTAACGGTTGCCTATAACTACAAACCTGTACTTTGGGATATCGATTTAGAAATACCGGAAGGAGTTCTTATGGCTATTGTTGGACCTAATGGTGCAGGAAAATCAACACTTATCAAATCAATTCTTGGTATTTTAAACCCCATTGCAGGTAGCGTTAGTATTTATGGAAAATCTTATGAAAAACAACGAGCATTAGTTGCTTATGTACCACAAAAAGGAAGTGTAGATTGGGATTTTCCAACAACTGCCTTAGATGTCGTAATGATGGGAACATATGGCAGTTTAGGTTGGATCAAGCGTCCGGGTCAAAAAGAAAAAAAAATGGCTCTTGAAGCATTAGAAAAAGTAGGTATGTTACCTTTTAAGAACAGACAAATAAGTCAACTTTCCGGAGGGCAACAACAACGTATTTTCCTAGCAAGAGCTTTGGTACAAGATGCTTCCATCTATTTTATGGATGAACCATTTCAAGGCGTTGATGCCACAACCGAAATTGCCATCATTAATATTTTAAAAGAACTCAGAAAAGCAAATAAAACAGTTATTGTCGTGCATCACGATTTACAAACGGTTCCAGAATATTTCGATTGGGTAACCTTTTTAAATGTAAAGAAAATTGCCACAGGTCCCGTTAAGGACATCTTTAATGATGATAATTTAACAAAGACCTACGGTATTAATTATAAAGTTAGTATACAGGAGTAA
- a CDS encoding TonB-dependent receptor, with translation MRYLIIFFISILSFTVNAQNITGKTISDGSALPYVNIYLKSTQKGAVSNDDGSFKINNIDAGTYTIIASFTGYQTQKKTITISSNDVVVDFNLPESELLEEVVVTGTLKAVSRLESPVPVEVYSPAFLKKNPTPNIFEALQNVNGVRPQINCNVCNTGDIHINGLEGPYTLVLIDGMPIVSGLSTVYGLSGIPNSLIEQIEIVKGPASSLYGSEAVGGLINIITKLPENAPRFFADSYATGWGEVNLDLGFKTKVGNKANLLFGTNYFNYNNPIDNNGDNFTDLTLQNRISAFQKWDFKRDENRLFSLAGRYFYEDRWGGEMQWNPSYRGGDQVYGESIYTSRFEFLGKYQLPMTEKVLFQFSYTDHDQNSVYGNVPYLAQQRIGFGQFTWDKSLKNHDLLFGVAARYNYYNDSTPATVGADEVVIPSLFAQDEIKLNDKNTILLGARYDYDKRHGNIFTPRIAYKFKPTSDDIFRVNAGTGFRVVNIFTEEHAALTGARDVIITEELKPERSYNVNINYLKKFYTKSGAIIGLDASAWYTHFTNLITPDYDTNPNQIIYDNLNGKAITKGVSVNLDAIIASGVKVLIGGTLQDVSQTENGIKQRQILTERFTGTWAASYKSYKYNLTLDYTGNIYGPMRLPTLGEFDPRRKNSPLWSIQNIQLTYDGLANFEIYGGVKNLLNWTPNKGNPFIISRANDPFDKTLDENDPTDLPFDPSYVYGPNQGIRAFFGMRYSFK, from the coding sequence ATGAGATACCTAATAATATTCTTTATAAGTATATTATCTTTTACAGTAAACGCTCAAAACATAACAGGTAAAACAATATCAGACGGTAGTGCTTTACCTTATGTAAATATTTATTTAAAAAGCACACAAAAAGGAGCCGTATCTAACGACGATGGCTCATTTAAAATAAACAATATAGATGCTGGTACATATACTATTATTGCTTCATTCACTGGGTATCAAACTCAGAAAAAAACAATTACTATATCTTCAAATGATGTTGTTGTTGATTTTAATTTACCAGAATCCGAATTACTTGAAGAAGTTGTAGTTACAGGAACTTTAAAAGCAGTATCTCGTCTGGAAAGTCCAGTACCAGTTGAAGTTTACTCACCTGCTTTTTTAAAAAAGAACCCAACGCCTAATATTTTTGAAGCCTTGCAAAATGTAAATGGCGTCCGTCCACAGATTAATTGTAATGTTTGTAATACGGGAGATATTCATATTAATGGCTTAGAAGGTCCATACACCCTCGTACTTATCGATGGTATGCCTATTGTAAGTGGATTATCTACTGTTTATGGTCTCTCAGGAATTCCTAATTCCTTAATCGAACAAATTGAAATTGTAAAAGGCCCTGCTTCTTCCCTTTACGGAAGTGAGGCCGTTGGAGGCTTAATTAATATCATAACAAAACTTCCTGAAAACGCACCTCGTTTTTTTGCCGACAGTTATGCAACAGGTTGGGGAGAGGTTAATCTGGATCTGGGATTTAAAACCAAAGTAGGCAATAAAGCCAATTTACTTTTTGGCACTAATTATTTTAACTACAATAATCCGATAGATAATAATGGTGATAATTTTACTGATTTAACCCTTCAAAATAGAATTTCTGCTTTTCAGAAATGGGATTTTAAACGCGACGAAAACAGGCTCTTTTCTTTGGCTGGACGCTATTTTTATGAAGATAGGTGGGGTGGAGAAATGCAATGGAATCCATCTTATAGAGGAGGTGATCAGGTTTACGGTGAAAGTATTTATACTTCTCGTTTTGAATTTTTAGGAAAATACCAATTACCAATGACAGAAAAAGTTTTGTTTCAGTTCTCTTATACAGATCATGACCAAAATTCGGTATATGGCAATGTCCCATACTTAGCACAACAGCGTATTGGTTTCGGACAATTCACCTGGGACAAATCGCTTAAAAATCATGATTTACTATTTGGTGTGGCTGCCAGATACAATTACTACAATGATAGTACACCGGCAACAGTAGGAGCCGATGAAGTTGTTATTCCATCTCTTTTTGCTCAAGATGAAATTAAACTTAACGACAAAAACACCATACTATTAGGTGCTCGTTATGATTATGATAAAAGGCATGGTAATATATTTACACCAAGAATTGCCTACAAATTTAAACCTACAAGTGATGATATTTTTCGTGTAAATGCTGGAACAGGATTTAGAGTGGTTAATATTTTCACTGAAGAACATGCAGCCCTTACTGGTGCAAGAGATGTTATCATTACAGAAGAATTAAAACCAGAACGTTCCTATAATGTCAATATAAATTACCTTAAAAAGTTTTATACCAAGTCAGGAGCTATAATAGGACTAGATGCCTCCGCCTGGTATACACATTTTACAAATCTAATTACACCGGATTACGATACAAACCCCAACCAAATTATATATGACAATTTAAATGGTAAAGCAATTACTAAAGGAGTAAGTGTAAATTTAGATGCTATTATTGCTAGCGGCGTTAAGGTTTTAATAGGTGGAACACTTCAAGATGTTTCTCAAACTGAAAATGGTATAAAACAGCGTCAAATTTTAACCGAGCGCTTTACAGGGACATGGGCTGCCTCTTACAAAAGTTACAAATACAATTTAACTCTAGATTATACGGGCAATATATACGGCCCTATGCGATTACCTACTTTAGGAGAATTTGATCCTCGAAGAAAAAATTCTCCCTTATGGAGTATACAAAACATACAATTAACCTATGATGGACTAGCTAATTTTGAAATTTATGGAGGTGTAAAAAACCTATTAAACTGGACACCAAATAAAGGAAATCCTTTTATCATTTCAAGGGCCAATGATCCGTTTGATAAAACTTTAGATGAAAATGACCCTACAGATCTACCTTTCGATCCATCTTATGTATATGGACCAAATCAAGGTATTCGCGCATTTTTTGGCATGAGATACTCTTTTAAATAA